A window of the Scandinavium goeteborgense genome harbors these coding sequences:
- the sthA gene encoding Si-specific NAD(P)(+) transhydrogenase, which produces MPHTYDYDAIVIGSGPGGEGAAMGLVKQGARVAVIERYHNVGGGCTHWGTIPSKALRHAVSRIIEFNQNPLYSDHTRLLRSSFADILNHADSVINQQTRMRQGFYERNHCEILQGDAHFVDEHTIALECHDGSVETVTAEKFIIACGSRPYRPDDVDFSHPRVYDSDSILSLHHEPRHVIIYGAGVIGCEYASIFRGMEVKVDLINTRDRLLAFLDQEMSDSLSYHFWNSGVVIRHNEEYEKIEGMDDGVIMHLKSGKKLKADCLLFANGRTGNTDSLALENIGLQTDSRGQLKVNSMYQTAIPHIYAVGDVIGYPSLASAAYDQGRIAAQALVKGEATAHLIEDIPTGIYTIPEISSVGKTEQQLTAMKVPYEVGRAQFKHLARAQIVGMNVGTLKILFHRETKEILGIHCFGERAAEIIHIGQAIMEQKGGGNTIEYFVNTTFNYPTMAEAYRVAALNGLNRLF; this is translated from the coding sequence ATGCCACACACCTACGATTATGATGCAATAGTAATTGGTTCTGGCCCGGGCGGCGAAGGCGCTGCAATGGGGCTGGTTAAGCAAGGAGCCCGTGTCGCCGTCATCGAGCGTTATCACAACGTCGGCGGGGGCTGTACTCACTGGGGCACCATCCCATCGAAAGCGCTTCGTCACGCCGTAAGCCGCATTATCGAATTCAACCAGAACCCTCTCTACAGCGACCATACCCGACTACTTCGTTCTTCATTCGCCGACATTCTCAACCATGCCGACAGCGTGATTAACCAGCAGACTCGGATGCGCCAGGGGTTCTACGAACGAAACCACTGCGAAATTCTGCAGGGGGATGCCCACTTTGTTGACGAACACACCATCGCCCTAGAGTGCCATGACGGCTCGGTCGAAACGGTGACGGCGGAGAAATTTATTATCGCCTGCGGCTCGCGTCCTTATCGTCCGGACGATGTCGACTTCTCACACCCGCGCGTCTACGACAGCGACTCTATCCTCAGCCTGCACCATGAACCACGTCACGTGATCATCTACGGTGCCGGGGTGATCGGCTGCGAATATGCGTCGATCTTCCGCGGAATGGAGGTAAAAGTTGATTTGATCAACACCCGCGATCGCCTGTTGGCCTTCCTCGATCAGGAAATGTCAGACTCCCTTTCATATCACTTCTGGAACAGCGGCGTGGTCATTCGCCACAACGAAGAGTACGAGAAGATTGAAGGGATGGACGACGGCGTGATCATGCACCTGAAGTCCGGCAAAAAGCTCAAAGCCGACTGCCTGCTGTTCGCTAACGGACGTACCGGTAACACCGACAGCCTGGCGCTGGAAAACATCGGCCTGCAAACCGACAGCCGCGGTCAGCTGAAAGTGAACAGCATGTACCAGACCGCCATTCCGCATATCTATGCAGTCGGCGACGTTATCGGTTATCCGAGTCTGGCGTCTGCAGCTTACGATCAGGGTCGAATTGCTGCCCAGGCTCTGGTCAAAGGCGAAGCCACCGCGCACCTGATTGAAGACATTCCAACGGGCATCTACACCATCCCGGAAATCAGTTCTGTCGGTAAAACCGAACAGCAGCTGACGGCGATGAAAGTGCCGTACGAAGTCGGTCGGGCGCAGTTTAAGCACCTGGCGCGGGCGCAAATTGTCGGCATGAATGTGGGAACGCTGAAGATCCTGTTTCATCGGGAAACCAAGGAAATTTTGGGGATTCATTGCTTTGGCGAGCGCGCGGCCGAAATCATTCACATCGGCCAGGCGATAATGGAGCAAAAAGGTGGAGGTAACACCATCGAGTACTTCGTTAACACCACCTTTAACTACCCGACCATGGCGGAAGCCTATCGGGTTGCCGCGCTGAACGGCTTAAACCGCCTGTTTTAA
- the oxyR gene encoding DNA-binding transcriptional regulator OxyR, which produces MNIRDLEYLVALAEHRHFRRAADSCHVSQPTLSGQIRKLEDELGVMLLERTSRKVLFTQAGLLLVDQARTVLREVKVLKEMASQQGEAMSGPLHIGLIPTVGPYLLPQIIPMLHQTFPKLEMYLHEAQTHQLLAQLDSGKLDCAILALVKESEAFIEVPLFDEPMMLAIYEDHPWANRDRVPMSDLAGEKLLMLEDGHCLRDQAMGFCFEAGAEEDTHFRATSLETLRNMVAAGSGITLLPALAVPPERKRDGVVYLPCIKPEPRRTVGLVYRPGSPLRSRYEQLAEAIRTQMDGHFDKPLKQAV; this is translated from the coding sequence ATGAATATTCGTGATCTTGAATACCTGGTTGCCTTAGCAGAGCATCGTCATTTCCGCCGTGCGGCGGATTCCTGTCACGTGAGTCAGCCGACGTTAAGTGGGCAGATCCGCAAGCTGGAAGATGAGCTGGGCGTAATGCTGTTGGAGCGTACCAGCCGTAAGGTGCTGTTTACGCAGGCAGGATTATTGCTGGTGGACCAGGCGCGCACCGTGCTGCGCGAGGTAAAAGTGCTCAAGGAAATGGCGAGCCAACAGGGCGAAGCGATGTCCGGGCCGCTGCATATTGGCCTGATCCCCACCGTGGGGCCTTATCTGTTACCGCAGATTATCCCTATGCTGCATCAGACATTCCCTAAGTTGGAAATGTATCTGCACGAAGCGCAGACCCATCAGCTGCTGGCGCAACTCGACAGCGGCAAGCTCGACTGTGCAATCCTGGCGTTGGTCAAAGAGAGCGAAGCCTTTATTGAGGTGCCGCTGTTCGATGAGCCAATGATGCTGGCTATCTACGAAGATCACCCGTGGGCGAATCGTGACCGCGTGCCGATGTCCGATCTGGCCGGTGAAAAGCTGCTGATGCTGGAAGACGGGCACTGCCTGCGCGACCAGGCGATGGGCTTTTGTTTTGAAGCGGGAGCGGAGGAAGATACGCATTTCCGCGCCACCAGTCTGGAAACGCTGCGCAATATGGTTGCAGCAGGCAGCGGTATTACGCTGTTACCGGCATTGGCGGTTCCGCCAGAACGTAAACGTGATGGCGTGGTTTATCTGCCGTGCATTAAGCCGGAGCCTCGTCGTACCGTCGGTCTGGTTTACCGTCCAGGTTCACCGCTGCGCAGCCGCTATGAGCAGCTGGCAGAGGCCATCCGCACGCAGATGGATGGTCATTTCGACAAACCGTTAAAACAGGCGGTTTAA
- the argH gene encoding argininosuccinate lyase: protein MALWGGRFTQAADQRFKQFNDSLRFDYRLAEQDIIGSVAWSKALVTVNVLTATEQQQLEEALNVLLEEVRANPQQILESDAEDIHSWVEGKLIDKVGQLGKKLHTGRSRNDQVATDLKLWCKDTVTELLSASRQLQAALVETAQQNQDAVMPGYTHLQRAQPVTFAHWCLAYVEMLARDESRLQDTLRRLDVSPLGSGALAGTAYEIDREQLAGWLGFASATRNSLDSVSDRDHVLELLSNASIGMVHLSRFAEDLIFFNSGEAGFVELSDRVTSGSSLMPQKKNPDALELIRGKCGRVQGALTGMMMTLKGLPLAYNKDMQEDKEGLFDALDTWLDCLHMGALVLDGIQVKRPRCQEAAQQGYANSTELADYLVAKGVPFREAHHIVGEAVVEAIRQGKPLEALTLTELQKFSAVIGDDVYPILSLQSCLDKRAAQGGVSPKQVAQAIKDAQERLG from the coding sequence ATGGCACTTTGGGGCGGGCGTTTTACTCAGGCAGCAGATCAGCGGTTCAAACAGTTCAACGACTCTTTGCGCTTTGACTACCGTCTGGCGGAGCAGGATATTATTGGCTCTGTGGCCTGGTCTAAAGCGCTGGTGACGGTCAACGTGTTGACCGCGACGGAACAGCAGCAGCTTGAAGAAGCGCTGAACGTTTTGCTCGAAGAAGTGCGTGCGAATCCGCAGCAGATTCTGGAGAGTGACGCGGAAGATATTCACAGCTGGGTGGAAGGCAAACTTATCGATAAAGTCGGCCAGCTGGGGAAAAAACTGCATACCGGACGTAGCCGTAATGACCAGGTGGCGACCGATCTCAAACTGTGGTGCAAAGACACGGTAACCGAACTGCTGAGCGCCAGTCGCCAGCTGCAGGCCGCGCTGGTGGAAACTGCGCAGCAAAACCAGGATGCGGTGATGCCGGGTTATACCCACTTGCAACGCGCGCAGCCGGTGACCTTTGCGCACTGGTGTCTGGCCTATGTCGAAATGCTGGCCCGTGACGAAAGCCGCTTGCAGGATACCTTGCGTCGTCTGGACGTGAGTCCGCTGGGCAGCGGTGCGCTGGCCGGTACCGCGTATGAAATCGATCGTGAGCAGCTGGCTGGCTGGCTGGGCTTTGCATCGGCAACCCGCAACAGTCTGGACAGCGTGTCCGACAGGGACCACGTGCTGGAGCTGCTGTCGAACGCCTCCATCGGCATGGTGCATCTGTCGCGTTTCGCCGAAGACCTGATTTTCTTTAACTCCGGTGAAGCGGGCTTTGTGGAGCTGTCTGACCGCGTGACCTCGGGTTCCTCCCTGATGCCGCAGAAGAAAAACCCCGATGCGCTGGAGCTGATCCGCGGTAAATGTGGCCGCGTGCAGGGCGCGCTGACAGGCATGATGATGACCCTGAAAGGCCTGCCGCTGGCGTATAACAAAGATATGCAGGAAGACAAAGAAGGGCTGTTCGACGCACTGGACACCTGGCTCGATTGCCTGCATATGGGCGCGCTGGTGCTGGACGGCATTCAGGTGAAACGCCCGCGTTGTCAGGAAGCGGCGCAGCAGGGTTATGCCAACTCGACCGAACTTGCGGACTATCTGGTCGCCAAAGGTGTTCCGTTCCGTGAAGCGCACCATATTGTGGGTGAAGCAGTGGTGGAAGCCATTCGTCAGGGCAAACCGCTGGAAGCGCTGACGCTAACAGAGTTGCAGAAATTCAGCGCAGTGATTGGCGACGATGTTTACCCGATTTTGTCGCTGCAATCGTGCCTCGATAAGCGTGCCGCTCAAGGTGGCGTGTCGCCGAAACAGGTTGCGCAGGCGATCAAAGATGCGCAGGAACGTTTGGGCTAA
- the argB gene encoding acetylglutamate kinase, giving the protein MMNPLIIKLGGVLLDSEEALERLFAALVHYRAEHQRPLVIVHGGGCVVDELMKQLNLPVKKKNGLRVTPADQIDIITGALAGTANKTLLAWAKKHQIASVGLYLGDGDSVTVTQLDEALGHVGLAKPGSPALINTLMAGGFLPVVSSIGVTEEGQLMNVNADQAATALAATLGADLILLSDVSGILDGKGQRIAEMTAAKAEQLIDQGIITDGMVVKVNAALDAARTLGRPVDIASWRNAEQLPSLFNGTPIGTRILA; this is encoded by the coding sequence ATGATGAATCCTTTAATTATCAAACTCGGTGGTGTACTGCTGGACAGTGAAGAAGCGCTGGAGCGTCTGTTTGCCGCGCTGGTTCATTACCGGGCGGAACATCAACGCCCGCTGGTTATCGTTCATGGCGGTGGCTGCGTGGTGGACGAACTGATGAAACAGCTGAATCTGCCGGTGAAGAAGAAGAATGGCCTGCGTGTAACGCCTGCCGACCAGATTGACATCATTACCGGTGCGCTGGCGGGTACGGCGAACAAAACGCTGCTGGCGTGGGCCAAAAAACATCAGATTGCATCCGTGGGCCTGTATCTTGGCGACGGAGACAGCGTGACGGTTACTCAGCTCGACGAAGCGCTGGGTCACGTAGGTCTGGCGAAACCGGGCTCTCCGGCGCTGATCAATACGCTGATGGCGGGCGGTTTCCTGCCGGTCGTGAGTTCTATCGGCGTGACCGAAGAAGGCCAACTGATGAACGTTAATGCTGACCAGGCCGCGACAGCGCTGGCGGCGACGCTCGGTGCGGACCTGATTCTGCTCTCCGATGTGAGCGGGATCCTTGATGGAAAAGGCCAGCGCATTGCCGAAATGACGGCGGCGAAGGCGGAACAGCTGATCGACCAGGGCATCATCACCGATGGCATGGTCGTCAAAGTGAATGCTGCGCTGGATGCCGCCCGTACGCTGGGTCGTCCGGTGGATATCGCGTCCTGGCGCAACGCTGAACAGCTGCCATCGCTGTTTAACGGCACGCCAATCGGTACGCGTATTCTGGCTTAA
- the argC gene encoding N-acetyl-gamma-glutamyl-phosphate reductase — protein sequence MLNTLIVGASGYAGAELVSYVNRHPHMNITALTVSAQSNDAGKLISDLHPQLKGIVDLPLQPMSDIREFAAGVDVVFLATAHEVSHDLAPQFLDAGCVVFDLSGAFRVNDADFYQKYYGFTHQHPQLLAKAVYGLAEWSGDKIKEANLIAVPGCYPTAAQLSLKPLIDAGLLDLSQWPVINATSGVSGAGRKAAVSNSFCEVSLQPYGVFNHRHHPEITTHLGAEVIFTPHLGNFKRGILETITCRLKPGVTRAQVADVFQQAYANKPLVRLYDNGVPALKNVVGLPFCDIGFAVQGEHLIVVAAEDNLLKGAAAQAVQCANIRFGYAETQSLL from the coding sequence ATGTTGAATACGCTGATTGTAGGCGCAAGCGGTTATGCAGGCGCTGAGCTGGTGAGTTACGTAAATCGTCATCCGCACATGAACATAACCGCTTTGACGGTCTCAGCGCAAAGCAATGATGCCGGAAAGTTAATTTCTGATCTGCATCCGCAGCTGAAAGGCATTGTCGATTTGCCCCTGCAGCCGATGTCCGATATTCGCGAATTTGCCGCGGGTGTGGACGTGGTGTTCCTCGCAACGGCCCACGAAGTGAGCCACGATCTGGCCCCACAGTTCCTCGACGCGGGCTGCGTGGTGTTTGACCTTTCCGGCGCGTTCCGCGTCAACGATGCTGATTTTTATCAGAAATATTATGGCTTCACGCACCAGCATCCTCAGCTGCTGGCGAAAGCGGTGTACGGCCTGGCAGAGTGGAGCGGCGATAAAATCAAAGAAGCGAATCTGATTGCGGTCCCGGGTTGCTACCCGACGGCGGCACAACTGTCGCTCAAACCGCTGATCGACGCCGGGCTGTTAGATCTTTCCCAATGGCCGGTGATCAACGCCACCAGTGGCGTAAGCGGAGCAGGGCGCAAAGCAGCAGTTTCCAACAGCTTCTGCGAAGTCAGCCTGCAACCCTATGGCGTGTTCAACCACCGCCATCACCCAGAAATCACCACTCACCTGGGCGCGGAAGTGATTTTCACCCCGCATCTGGGTAACTTTAAACGCGGTATTCTGGAAACTATTACCTGCCGCCTGAAGCCGGGCGTTACTCGCGCGCAGGTTGCGGATGTTTTCCAACAGGCGTATGCGAATAAACCGCTGGTGCGTCTGTATGACAACGGCGTTCCGGCCCTGAAAAATGTGGTCGGCCTGCCCTTCTGCGACATCGGTTTTGCCGTTCAGGGTGAGCACCTGATTGTGGTCGCCGCAGAAGATAACCTGCTCAAAGGCGCGGCGGCTCAGGCTGTGCAGTGCGCGAACATTCGTTTTGGCTATGCCGAAACCCAGTCTCTTCTTTAA
- the argE gene encoding acetylornithine deacetylase: MKNNLPPFIEIYRALIATPSISATEESLDQSNEGLINLLADWFATIGFTVEIQPVPGTRHKFNMLASTGHGAGGLLLTGHTDTVPFDDGRWTRDPFTLTEHDNKLYGLGTADMKGFFAFILDALRDVDITQLKKPLYILATADEETSMAGARYFSESTSLRPDCAIIGEPTSLQPVRAHKGHISNAIRVLGQSGHSSDPDRGVNAIELMHDAIGRIMQLRDSLKERYHYDAFAVPYPTLNLGAIHGGDASNRICACCELHMDIRPLPGMTLDDLNGLLTEALAPVSEKWPGRLTVSDLHPPIPGYACPPDHQLVQVVEKLLGTKTEVVNYCTEAPYIQTLCPTLVLGPGSINQAHQPDEYLETRFIKPTRELITQVVHHFCWH; the protein is encoded by the coding sequence ATGAAAAACAATTTACCGCCATTTATCGAGATTTACCGCGCATTGATCGCCACGCCGTCCATCAGCGCCACCGAAGAATCCCTTGATCAAAGTAATGAAGGTTTAATCAATCTGCTGGCGGATTGGTTCGCCACAATTGGCTTCACCGTCGAGATCCAGCCCGTTCCAGGCACGCGCCATAAATTCAACATGCTGGCCAGCACCGGACACGGCGCAGGCGGGCTGTTACTGACCGGGCATACGGACACCGTTCCGTTCGACGACGGCCGCTGGACGCGCGATCCCTTCACGCTGACCGAGCACGACAACAAGCTGTACGGCCTCGGTACCGCCGACATGAAAGGCTTCTTCGCCTTTATTCTCGACGCCCTGCGCGACGTCGACATCACGCAGCTGAAAAAACCGCTCTACATTCTGGCCACTGCCGACGAAGAAACCAGCATGGCGGGCGCGCGCTATTTCTCTGAATCCACCTCGCTACGTCCGGACTGCGCCATCATCGGCGAGCCGACGTCCTTGCAGCCGGTGCGCGCCCACAAAGGCCATATTTCCAATGCCATTCGCGTATTGGGGCAATCAGGGCACTCGAGTGATCCGGACCGCGGCGTGAACGCCATCGAGCTGATGCACGATGCCATTGGCCGCATCATGCAGTTGCGCGACTCGTTGAAAGAGCGTTATCACTACGACGCCTTTGCGGTGCCGTACCCGACGCTCAACCTCGGTGCCATTCATGGCGGTGATGCGTCTAACCGTATCTGCGCCTGCTGCGAACTGCATATGGATATTCGTCCGTTACCGGGTATGACCCTCGACGATCTCAACGGGCTGCTGACCGAAGCGCTGGCACCGGTCAGTGAAAAATGGCCGGGCCGCCTGACGGTGTCCGATCTGCATCCGCCAATCCCAGGCTATGCCTGTCCGCCGGACCATCAGCTGGTTCAGGTGGTAGAAAAGCTGCTGGGCACAAAAACCGAAGTGGTGAACTATTGCACCGAAGCGCCATACATTCAGACGCTGTGTCCGACGCTGGTGCTCGGGCCGGGCTCCATCAATCAGGCGCATCAACCAGATGAATACCTCGAAACACGCTTCATCAAACCGACTCGCGAGTTGATTACCCAGGTCGTCCATCACTTTTGCTGGCATTAA
- the ppc gene encoding phosphoenolpyruvate carboxylase, which produces MNEQYSALRSNVSMLGKVLGETIKDALGENILDRVETIRKLSKSSRAGNEANRQELLTTLQNLSNDELLPVARAFSQFLNLANTAEQYHSISPKGEAASNPEVIARTLRKLKDQPNLNEAIIKKAVENLSLELVLTAHPTEITRRTLIHKMVEVNSCLKQLDNKDIADYEQHQLMRRLRQLIAQSWHTDEIRKHRPSPVDEAKWGFAVVENSLWEGVPNYLRELNEQLEDNLGYQLPVDFVPVRFTSWMGGDRDGNPNVTSDITRTVLLLGRWKATDLFMKDVQLLISELSMVECTDELREYVGEAGAAEPYRYLLKTLRSQLMATQAWLEARLKGEKLPKPAGLLTQNEQLWEPLYACYKSLQACGMGIIANGELLDTLRRVKCFGVPLVRIDVRQESTRHTEALGELTRYLGIGDYENWSEADKQAFLIRELNSKRPLLPRQWEPSEETREVLDTCKVIAEAPKGSVAAYVISMAKTPSDVLAVHLLLKEAGIGFALPVAPLFETLDDLNNANDVMTQLLNIDWYRGFIQGKQMVMIGYSDSAKDAGVMAASWAQYQAQDALIKTCEKAGIELTLFHGRGGSIGRGGAPAHAALLSQPPGSLKGGLRVTEQGEMIRFKYGLPEVTISSLSLYTSAILEANLLPPPEPKPEWRHIMAELSDISCDMYRGYVRENKDFVPYFRSATPEQELGKLPLGSRPAKRRPTGGVESLRAIPWIFAWTQNRLMLPAWLGAGAALQKVVEDGKQSELETMCRDWPFFSTRLGMLEMVFAKADLWLAEYYDQRLVKKELWPLGAELRKLLEADIKVVLDIANDSHLMADLPWIAESIQLRNIYTDPLNVLQAELLHRSRLAEEEGKEPDPRVEQALMVTIAGVAAGMRNTG; this is translated from the coding sequence ATGAACGAACAATATTCCGCTTTGCGTAGTAATGTCAGTATGCTCGGTAAGGTGTTAGGGGAAACGATTAAAGATGCCCTTGGCGAGAACATTCTTGATCGCGTTGAAACCATTCGTAAGTTGTCAAAATCCTCCCGCGCGGGCAATGAAGCCAATCGCCAGGAGTTGCTCACCACGTTACAGAATCTCTCTAACGACGAGCTGCTGCCGGTCGCCCGTGCATTCAGCCAGTTTCTGAATCTGGCGAATACCGCCGAGCAATACCACAGCATTTCGCCGAAAGGCGAAGCGGCCAGCAATCCGGAAGTGATTGCCCGCACCCTGCGTAAACTCAAAGATCAACCGAACCTGAACGAAGCGATCATCAAAAAAGCGGTGGAAAACCTGTCGCTGGAACTGGTTCTTACCGCGCACCCGACGGAGATCACCCGCCGGACGCTGATCCACAAAATGGTCGAAGTGAATAGCTGCCTGAAGCAGCTGGATAACAAAGATATCGCCGACTACGAACAGCACCAGCTGATGCGCCGTCTGCGCCAGCTGATTGCGCAGTCCTGGCATACCGATGAAATTCGCAAGCATCGCCCAAGCCCGGTTGATGAAGCCAAATGGGGCTTTGCGGTCGTCGAAAATAGCCTGTGGGAAGGCGTGCCGAATTATCTGCGCGAACTGAATGAACAGCTGGAAGATAACCTCGGTTATCAGCTGCCGGTTGATTTCGTGCCTGTGCGCTTCACCTCGTGGATGGGCGGTGACCGTGACGGCAACCCGAACGTCACCTCCGACATCACCCGCACGGTGCTGCTGTTGGGTCGTTGGAAAGCGACCGATCTGTTCATGAAAGATGTGCAGTTGCTGATTTCCGAACTGTCGATGGTGGAATGCACCGACGAACTGCGGGAATACGTTGGCGAAGCCGGTGCAGCCGAACCTTACCGCTACCTGCTGAAAACCCTGCGTAGCCAGCTGATGGCGACCCAGGCCTGGCTGGAAGCGCGCCTGAAAGGCGAAAAACTGCCGAAACCTGCCGGTCTGCTGACTCAAAACGAGCAGTTGTGGGAGCCGCTGTACGCCTGCTATAAATCGTTGCAGGCTTGCGGTATGGGCATTATCGCCAACGGCGAACTGCTCGACACTCTGCGCCGCGTGAAGTGTTTTGGCGTGCCGCTGGTCCGTATCGACGTACGCCAGGAAAGTACCCGTCACACCGAAGCGCTGGGCGAACTGACCCGCTACCTCGGCATTGGCGATTACGAAAACTGGTCTGAAGCCGACAAACAGGCATTCCTGATCCGCGAACTGAATTCAAAACGTCCTCTGCTGCCGCGCCAGTGGGAGCCGAGCGAAGAAACCCGCGAAGTGCTCGACACCTGCAAAGTGATCGCCGAGGCACCGAAAGGCTCTGTTGCCGCGTACGTTATCTCGATGGCAAAAACGCCGTCCGACGTGCTGGCCGTTCACCTGCTGCTGAAAGAAGCCGGGATCGGCTTTGCGCTGCCGGTTGCACCGCTGTTTGAAACACTCGATGACCTCAACAATGCCAACGATGTCATGACGCAACTGCTGAACATCGACTGGTATCGCGGCTTCATCCAGGGCAAACAGATGGTCATGATTGGCTATTCCGACTCCGCAAAAGATGCGGGCGTGATGGCCGCTTCCTGGGCGCAGTATCAGGCGCAAGACGCGCTGATCAAAACCTGCGAAAAAGCCGGTATCGAACTGACACTGTTCCACGGTCGCGGCGGTTCTATCGGTCGCGGTGGTGCGCCAGCCCATGCGGCGCTGCTTTCTCAGCCGCCGGGCAGCCTGAAAGGCGGCCTGCGTGTCACCGAACAGGGCGAGATGATCCGCTTCAAGTACGGCCTGCCGGAAGTCACCATCAGCAGCCTGTCGCTGTACACCAGCGCGATTCTCGAAGCGAACCTGCTGCCGCCGCCGGAGCCAAAACCGGAATGGCGTCACATCATGGCGGAGCTGTCGGATATCTCCTGCGACATGTACCGCGGGTATGTGCGTGAAAATAAAGATTTTGTACCGTACTTCCGTTCTGCAACGCCAGAGCAGGAGCTGGGCAAACTGCCGCTGGGTTCACGTCCGGCAAAACGTCGTCCGACCGGCGGCGTAGAGTCTCTGCGCGCTATCCCGTGGATTTTCGCCTGGACGCAAAACCGCCTGATGCTGCCCGCCTGGCTGGGTGCCGGTGCAGCGCTGCAGAAAGTGGTGGAAGACGGTAAGCAGAGCGAACTGGAAACTATGTGCCGCGACTGGCCATTCTTCTCCACTCGCCTGGGCATGCTGGAAATGGTATTCGCTAAAGCTGACCTGTGGCTGGCGGAGTACTACGATCAGCGCCTGGTGAAGAAAGAGCTGTGGCCGCTGGGTGCCGAGCTGCGCAAGCTGCTGGAAGCTGACATCAAAGTGGTACTGGATATCGCCAACGATTCTCACCTGATGGCTGATTTGCCGTGGATTGCCGAGTCAATTCAGCTGCGTAACATCTACACCGACCCACTGAACGTTCTGCAGGCTGAGCTGCTGCACCGTTCGCGTCTGGCGGAAGAAGAAGGCAAAGAGCCAGATCCACGCGTGGAACAAGCGCTGATGGTGACCATCGCCGGCGTGGCGGCGGGTATGCGTAACACCGGTTAA